A window of Acinonyx jubatus isolate Ajub_Pintada_27869175 chromosome E4, VMU_Ajub_asm_v1.0, whole genome shotgun sequence contains these coding sequences:
- the LOC106985104 gene encoding quinone oxidoreductase-like protein 2 isoform X1, giving the protein MAAVAWGRCLPRVWLRRRAGPGCGRHYRAALCAELKQPLAIEEVASRPVRPHEVRVDVHFCGVNFADILVCRGQYQEKPQLPFTPGMEFSGTVLETGTDVSTVKEGDRVIGVSGFNGMAEECIIDHKTLWQIPEGVPLREAATLPVSYVTAILALEHRACTRPGETVLVTAAAGATGLAVIDVATNVLQAKVIAAAGSDEKCRLAMRKGAQSIVNYSQGSLKEAVRKLVGSDGVNVVIDAVGGDVFLEALHSLAWEGRIVVVGFAGGTIASVPANLLLLKNVSAMGLYWGRYKEQNFPIFSRILSSALQYCQQGCIQPHIGAVFKLEEVNDAFLHVIQRKSTGKLWQRLRKICYVASEEK; this is encoded by the exons ATGGCGGCCGTGGCTTGGGGACGGTGCCTCCCTCGGGTGTGGCTTCGCAG GAGGGCCGGGCCTGGCTGCGGCCGCCACTACCGCGCCGCGCTCTGCGCCGAGCTGAAGCAGCCCCTGGCCATCGAGGAGGTCGCCTCCCGCCCCGTCCGGCCTCACGAG GTCAGAGTGGATGTCCATTTCTGTGGAGTTAATTTTGCTGATATTTTGGTCTGCCGTGGTCAGTATCAGGAAAAGCCTCAACTTCCCTTCACACCTG GAATGGAGTTTTCGGGGACAGTATTGGAGACAGGCACAGATGTCAGCACAGTGAAAGAG GGAGATCGAGTTATTGGCGTGAGTGGCTTTAATGGAATGGCTGAAGAATGCATCATTGATCACAAG ACACTGTGGCAGATTCCAGAAGGGGTCCCCCTCCGAGAAGCTGCTACCTTGCCTGTCTCTTATGTCACTGCTATTTTGGCCTTGGAGCATCGGGCCTGTACTCGGCCTGG AGAAACTGTTTTAGTGacagcagcagctggagccacaggcCTTGCAGTGATAGATGTGGCAACAAATGTTCTTCAGGCTAAG GTAATAGCTGCAGCCGGAAGTGACGAGAAGTGCAGGCTGGCGATGCGGAAGGGTGCACAGTCCATCGTGAACTATAGTCAGGGCAGCCTGAAGGAGGCAGTGAGGAAGCTGGTGGGCAGTGATGGGGTGAACGTGGTCATCGACGCTGTGGGAGGAGATGTCTTCCTGGAGGCTCTCCACAG cctGGCCTGGGAGGGCAGGATTGTGGTGGTGGGTTTTGCTGGAGGAACCATTGCTTCTGTGCCGGCCAACCTTCTGCTCCTGAAGAATGTCTCTGCTATGGGGCTTTACTGGGGCCGATACAAAGAGCAGAACTTTCCCATCTTCTCCAGAATCCTGTCCTCTGCTCTTCAGTACTGCCAGCAAGGGTGCATCCAGCCACACATCGGAGCGGTTTTTAAGCTAGAGGAG gtCAACGATGCCTTCCTTCATGTGATACAGCGCAAATCCACGGGCAAG CTGTGGCAAAGACTGCGAAAGATTTGTTACGTAGCAAGCGAAGAGAAATAA
- the LOC106985104 gene encoding quinone oxidoreductase-like protein 2 isoform X2, which produces MAAVAWGRCLPRVWLRRRAGPGCGRHYRAALCAELKQPLAIEEVASRPVRPHEVRVDVHFCGVNFADILVCRGQYQEKPQLPFTPGMEFSGTVLETGTDVSTVKEGDRVIGVSGFNGMAEECIIDHKTLWQIPEGVPLREAATLPVSYVTAILALEHRACTRPGETVLVTAAAGATGLAVIDVATNVLQAKVIAAAGSDEKCRLAMRKGAQSIVNYSQGSLKEAVRKLVGSDGVNVVIDAVGGDVFLEALHSLAWEGRIVVVGFAGGTIASVPANLLLLKNVSAMGLYWGRYKEQNFPIFSRILSSALQYCQQGCIQPHIGAVFKLEEVNDAFLHVIQRKSTGKSLFGHPSV; this is translated from the exons ATGGCGGCCGTGGCTTGGGGACGGTGCCTCCCTCGGGTGTGGCTTCGCAG GAGGGCCGGGCCTGGCTGCGGCCGCCACTACCGCGCCGCGCTCTGCGCCGAGCTGAAGCAGCCCCTGGCCATCGAGGAGGTCGCCTCCCGCCCCGTCCGGCCTCACGAG GTCAGAGTGGATGTCCATTTCTGTGGAGTTAATTTTGCTGATATTTTGGTCTGCCGTGGTCAGTATCAGGAAAAGCCTCAACTTCCCTTCACACCTG GAATGGAGTTTTCGGGGACAGTATTGGAGACAGGCACAGATGTCAGCACAGTGAAAGAG GGAGATCGAGTTATTGGCGTGAGTGGCTTTAATGGAATGGCTGAAGAATGCATCATTGATCACAAG ACACTGTGGCAGATTCCAGAAGGGGTCCCCCTCCGAGAAGCTGCTACCTTGCCTGTCTCTTATGTCACTGCTATTTTGGCCTTGGAGCATCGGGCCTGTACTCGGCCTGG AGAAACTGTTTTAGTGacagcagcagctggagccacaggcCTTGCAGTGATAGATGTGGCAACAAATGTTCTTCAGGCTAAG GTAATAGCTGCAGCCGGAAGTGACGAGAAGTGCAGGCTGGCGATGCGGAAGGGTGCACAGTCCATCGTGAACTATAGTCAGGGCAGCCTGAAGGAGGCAGTGAGGAAGCTGGTGGGCAGTGATGGGGTGAACGTGGTCATCGACGCTGTGGGAGGAGATGTCTTCCTGGAGGCTCTCCACAG cctGGCCTGGGAGGGCAGGATTGTGGTGGTGGGTTTTGCTGGAGGAACCATTGCTTCTGTGCCGGCCAACCTTCTGCTCCTGAAGAATGTCTCTGCTATGGGGCTTTACTGGGGCCGATACAAAGAGCAGAACTTTCCCATCTTCTCCAGAATCCTGTCCTCTGCTCTTCAGTACTGCCAGCAAGGGTGCATCCAGCCACACATCGGAGCGGTTTTTAAGCTAGAGGAG gtCAACGATGCCTTCCTTCATGTGATACAGCGCAAATCCACGGGCAAG TCACTGTTTGGCCATCCCAGTGTCTGA
- the LOC106985104 gene encoding quinone oxidoreductase-like protein 2 isoform X4 — MAAVAWGRCLPRVWLRRRAGPGCGRHYRAALCAELKQPLAIEEVASRPVRPHEVRVDVHFCGVNFADILVCRGQYQEKPQLPFTPGMEFSGTVLETGTDVSTVKEGDRVIGVSGFNGMAEECIIDHKTLWQIPEGVPLREAATLPVSYVTAILALEHRACTRPGETVLVTAAAGATGLAVIDVATNVLQAKVIAAAGSDEKCRLAMRKGAQSIVNYSQGSLKEAVRKLVGSDGVNVVIDAVGGDVFLEALHSLAWEGRIVVVGFAGGTIASVPANLLLLKNVSAMGLYWGRYKEQNFPIFSRILSSALQYCQQGCIQPHIGAVFKLEESRG, encoded by the exons ATGGCGGCCGTGGCTTGGGGACGGTGCCTCCCTCGGGTGTGGCTTCGCAG GAGGGCCGGGCCTGGCTGCGGCCGCCACTACCGCGCCGCGCTCTGCGCCGAGCTGAAGCAGCCCCTGGCCATCGAGGAGGTCGCCTCCCGCCCCGTCCGGCCTCACGAG GTCAGAGTGGATGTCCATTTCTGTGGAGTTAATTTTGCTGATATTTTGGTCTGCCGTGGTCAGTATCAGGAAAAGCCTCAACTTCCCTTCACACCTG GAATGGAGTTTTCGGGGACAGTATTGGAGACAGGCACAGATGTCAGCACAGTGAAAGAG GGAGATCGAGTTATTGGCGTGAGTGGCTTTAATGGAATGGCTGAAGAATGCATCATTGATCACAAG ACACTGTGGCAGATTCCAGAAGGGGTCCCCCTCCGAGAAGCTGCTACCTTGCCTGTCTCTTATGTCACTGCTATTTTGGCCTTGGAGCATCGGGCCTGTACTCGGCCTGG AGAAACTGTTTTAGTGacagcagcagctggagccacaggcCTTGCAGTGATAGATGTGGCAACAAATGTTCTTCAGGCTAAG GTAATAGCTGCAGCCGGAAGTGACGAGAAGTGCAGGCTGGCGATGCGGAAGGGTGCACAGTCCATCGTGAACTATAGTCAGGGCAGCCTGAAGGAGGCAGTGAGGAAGCTGGTGGGCAGTGATGGGGTGAACGTGGTCATCGACGCTGTGGGAGGAGATGTCTTCCTGGAGGCTCTCCACAG cctGGCCTGGGAGGGCAGGATTGTGGTGGTGGGTTTTGCTGGAGGAACCATTGCTTCTGTGCCGGCCAACCTTCTGCTCCTGAAGAATGTCTCTGCTATGGGGCTTTACTGGGGCCGATACAAAGAGCAGAACTTTCCCATCTTCTCCAGAATCCTGTCCTCTGCTCTTCAGTACTGCCAGCAAGGGTGCATCCAGCCACACATCGGAGCGGTTTTTAAGCTAGAGGAG TCAAGAGGGTAG
- the LOC106985104 gene encoding quinone oxidoreductase-like protein 2 isoform X3: MAAVAWGRCLPRVWLRRRAGPGCGRHYRAALCAELKQPLAIEEVASRPVRPHEVRVDVHFCGVNFADILVCRGQYQEKPQLPFTPGMEFSGTVLETGTDVSTVKEGDRVIGVSGFNGMAEECIIDHKTLWQIPEGVPLREAATLPVSYVTAILALEHRACTRPGETVLVTAAAGATGLAVIDVATNVLQAKVIAAAGSDEKCRLAMRKGAQSIVNYSQGSLKEAVRKLVGSDGVNVVIDAVGGDVFLEALHSLAWEGRIVVVGFAGGTIASVPANLLLLKNVSAMGLYWGRYKEQNFPIFSRILSSALQYCQQGCIQPHIGAVFKLEELWQRLRKICYVASEEK, encoded by the exons ATGGCGGCCGTGGCTTGGGGACGGTGCCTCCCTCGGGTGTGGCTTCGCAG GAGGGCCGGGCCTGGCTGCGGCCGCCACTACCGCGCCGCGCTCTGCGCCGAGCTGAAGCAGCCCCTGGCCATCGAGGAGGTCGCCTCCCGCCCCGTCCGGCCTCACGAG GTCAGAGTGGATGTCCATTTCTGTGGAGTTAATTTTGCTGATATTTTGGTCTGCCGTGGTCAGTATCAGGAAAAGCCTCAACTTCCCTTCACACCTG GAATGGAGTTTTCGGGGACAGTATTGGAGACAGGCACAGATGTCAGCACAGTGAAAGAG GGAGATCGAGTTATTGGCGTGAGTGGCTTTAATGGAATGGCTGAAGAATGCATCATTGATCACAAG ACACTGTGGCAGATTCCAGAAGGGGTCCCCCTCCGAGAAGCTGCTACCTTGCCTGTCTCTTATGTCACTGCTATTTTGGCCTTGGAGCATCGGGCCTGTACTCGGCCTGG AGAAACTGTTTTAGTGacagcagcagctggagccacaggcCTTGCAGTGATAGATGTGGCAACAAATGTTCTTCAGGCTAAG GTAATAGCTGCAGCCGGAAGTGACGAGAAGTGCAGGCTGGCGATGCGGAAGGGTGCACAGTCCATCGTGAACTATAGTCAGGGCAGCCTGAAGGAGGCAGTGAGGAAGCTGGTGGGCAGTGATGGGGTGAACGTGGTCATCGACGCTGTGGGAGGAGATGTCTTCCTGGAGGCTCTCCACAG cctGGCCTGGGAGGGCAGGATTGTGGTGGTGGGTTTTGCTGGAGGAACCATTGCTTCTGTGCCGGCCAACCTTCTGCTCCTGAAGAATGTCTCTGCTATGGGGCTTTACTGGGGCCGATACAAAGAGCAGAACTTTCCCATCTTCTCCAGAATCCTGTCCTCTGCTCTTCAGTACTGCCAGCAAGGGTGCATCCAGCCACACATCGGAGCGGTTTTTAAGCTAGAGGAG CTGTGGCAAAGACTGCGAAAGATTTGTTACGTAGCAAGCGAAGAGAAATAA